In the Blautia coccoides genome, ATGATTTGGGAATTTCTGGACGATCCCACTCAGATTATATGCTTCTATTTCAAGGTCATGGTCATAATACACATGCCTTTGTTCTTGTTCCGTATGCATTTCCTGTCCTCCTCCTTTTCTTTTTACTATTGTAACACCCCGGCAAAAAGAATTCTTGAATGATATGACACCTTCGGGCACCTTTGCCGCAAAGAATTGGTCCTCATTTGTTCCCCGGTAAACCGGTAAAACTGACATCAAACATCAGCCATTTTTATTATAACACATCCACTTATAACACATCCACCACCCCCAGACAGACCTGTCTAACTCCTCATTGACAAAGAACTTTCCCCCATGCTATATTATCAGTAAGATACAGGAATTTACCTAATGAGGTGGCATTTATGAATTTTATCTTAACTGATAAACTGAGAAGACGAATCATCTCCGTACAAATAAAGTTTCCGGTGAGACATTGTGCGGAGTCCAGATCATAGCAGAGCTGCTGCATTCACCGGAAAACAGTTACCGTGCGTATCCGATTTTCTGATGCGTTTATTTGTGTACCTGTTTTCCGGTGAATCCGGTCTTGTTCTGTATCCGGCTGCGGCGGTGTACTCGCCGCAGCCTTTTGTTTTGACTGACAGGCAGAGGGCGGATCATGTCCTCTGCCTTTTTGCTGTTTAATGAATATTATATTGTGCCTTAAACAGTGTTGTTTTACATTATTATTTCCAAGAAAGAGGTAACAACTTATGAATCTAAATACATGGAAAGGCAAAACCTTTCGATTTTTAACAGCCCAGACCATATCCCTGTTCGGTTCTTCCCTGGTACAGTACGCGATCGTCTGGTATATCACACTGACAACATCATCTGGAAAAATGCTGACCACTTCCACCCTCTGCGGATTCCTGCCCCAGATTTTGATTTCACTTTTTGCAGGGGTATGGATCGACCGTTATGATAGGAAACGGTTGATCATGCTCTCAGACGGCGTAATCGCATTTTCCACACTGCTTCTGGCCCTGGTCTTTTTGTCAGGCTATAAAAATATCTGGTTTCTGTTTGCCGTGCTCATCATTCGTTCAGCCGGAACTGGAATCCAGACCCCTGCAGTAAATGCTATTTTTCCCCAGCTTGTTCCCAAAGAACATCTCATGAGAATGAATGGGCTGAACAGTACCCTCTCCTCCTTCATGATGTTCTTATCTCCTGCTGCCGGCGGGGCCATTCTCTCCGCGGCACCTTTGGAAGCAGCGCTTTTTATTGACGTGGTCACGGCTGTCATAGGCATCAGCATCACCTTCGCCATTAAAATACCGCCCTATGCCCCATCGGATGTAAAGGAGGAGTCCAATTTTCATAAAATAGCAGAAGGTATTTCCTATATAAAGGAGAATCCTTTCATCAAAAGGCTGTTGGTATATCAGATCCTCATCTTGTTTCTCATAAGCCCCTCCGCCTTTCTGACTCCTCTTATGGTGAGCAGAACCTTTGGGGCCCAGGTATGGCGGCTCACCATGAGCGAAATGACCTACAGTCTCGGCATGGTATTAGGCGGAATCCTGATTGCCTCCTGGGGTGGATTTAAAAACCATCTCCACACCACTCTCCTGGCCGGCAGTGTATATGGGGCGATTATGATAGGACTGGGAACGGCACCGGTATTTCTGGTATATTTACTTTTTAATACCATGATAGGAGTGACCTCTCCCTGCTACAACACGCCCATCAATGTAACCATCCAGGAAAAAGCCGCACCGCAGATGCACGGCAGGATCTTCAGCTTCATGCAGATTTCCACCTCCTGCGCACTGCCTCTGGGCATGGCATTTTTCGGTCCCTTGGCAGACTATATCCCAGTGCAGTATCTCCTTGCAGCTTCAGGCGCTCTGGTCCTTGCTATCTCTGTCTGCTTTAGGATTTTTAAATGTTTTAAGTAACGGAAACTGTTTGACTTTTCCGGCAAATATACTATAATAAGAGCAAGATAACTATTACAAGTGTAATAAAATGTTGTGTCCCATTTACGGGCACCACTAAAGGAGCACAGCTATGGTGATATCCCAAGAGCTTATTTTACGTTTTCTGTTCAGTAATACCGTCATTGTCCTGATCACCTTCATGCTTTTACTTTTTAAAGGGATTGTCAGAAAGCAGATTTCTGCGGGCGGACAATATCAGATATGGATCTTATACCTTTTTATGCTCACAATCCCCTTTTTACCTGTCAGGAACCGGCTTTTTTCTCTGACAGGCTTTCTGGGAATTCTTTCTTCCAATACAGCCAGAGCTGCAGGTACTTTTTCTGCTGCCGCCGCGCCTGCAGTAAATAATATGCAGATACAGGATTATGCCATGGAAGCAGAAAAAGCCGGTCTGGATGCCCTTGCGTTTCTTTTATCTGCTGTATGGGTCCTGGGCGCGTGCATTATGCTCTGGTATATCATCCGCTCGGCCCAAAAGCTGCACTGTCTGTTCAAATCCGCACTTCCCGTACAAAATGAGGATGTATGCTCCCTTTACGAAAAATGTCTAACGCAATGCGGCACAAAGAGAGAGATTCGGCTTATGGCAAGCGCTTTTATCCGGACTCCGGTTTCATTCGGTGTCTTTTGTCCCTGCGTCATTCTCCCCACAGAGCTTCTGTCAGAGAATGACCGGAAAGAACTAAAATACATCCTGCTGCATGAGATCCAGCACTGCAGGCGTCGTGACCACACCATTAACTTGATCATGAATCTGTTCTGCATCGTTTACTGGTTCAATCCGGCAGTATGGTATGCCTGGAAGAAGATGCGCCAGGACAGGGAACTTGCCTGCGACGCATCCGTACTGGGAATTCTGCGGGAAGACTGTTACCGTGAATACGGCTCTGCTCTCTTAAAACACGCATCAAAGATTTCCCATCCTCCATATTCCATGACCACCGGATTTGCTGGAAATGGAAAACAGATGAAGAAAAGGATTCTGGGAATCGTCACGTACCATAGAGAAACCAAAAGCACTCGGATGAAAAACACTGCTTTTCTGTTTTTATCTGCCGTCCTTGTACTGGGAAGCTCCCCGTTTCTGTCCGTTGCTGCACTGGGAGCCTCCTCCTCATCATCCCCTGACGGCAGGACCAGAACATTGGAACTTGGCGCCTTCTTTGATGACTATACAGGTAGTTTTGTTCTTTATCAGCCCTCTTTGGATACATGGAGTATCTGGGGCGAAGAAAAAAGCCGTATGCGCGTATCTCCCAATTCCACGTATAAAATATACAGCGCGCTGCTGGCCCTGGAAAAAGGAACCATCACGCCTGATGCCTCTCTCCTCCCCTGGGATGAAAAAGCATATCCTTTTGAGAGCTGGAATCAGGACCAGGATTTAGACTCTGCCATGAAAAATTCAGTAAACTGGTACTTTCAGGAACTGGACAGAAAAGCCGGGCTTTCCTCTATACAGGACTTTTTAAATCAGATAGACTATGGAAATAAAAATATATCCGGCGGACCGGACACCTTCTGGATGGAATCATCTCTGAAGATTTCTCCTATTGAACAGGTCAGACTGATGGCTGATTTCTATAACAATACCTTCGGGTTTCGGGATTCCTCCGTACAGGCGGTCAAGGATTCCATGTGTATCACAAAGGAAGATGGATATGCACTCTACGGCAAGACAGGCACGGGCAATCTTGAGGGAAAGGATGTAAACGGCTGGTTTACCGGTTATGTAGAAACTCTCGGCGTTCCCAGTTTCTTCGCAGTGAATATTCAGGGAGAAGACCATGCAGACGGCACAGCGGCCAGCCAGATTGCCCTTGATGTCCTGGCCCAAATGAATCTGATGCCAGAACAGAGATAAGATCCACTGAAATCCCGCGGGAAGTCCCGGAACACAAGCCTGCGATTGACAAGCCCAGGCTGCAAGAATATAATGTTTTATAATCTCTTTATAAATCCAGGAGGCTGTATCATGAAACACTTACCCCAGATATCTGAGGCCGAATATGAAGTTATGAAGGTTGTATGGAAGCATGCTCCCATTAACACCAATGAGATCACAGAGCTACTCTTAAAGACTACAAGCTGGAGTCCCAAAACCATCCAGACTCTGATCAAAAGACTAGTCCAGAAAGAGGCACTCAGTTATGTAAAAGAAGGGCGTGTATTTGTTTATACACCGCTGGTTCAGAAGGACGAATATCTGGATCATGAAAGCAGCTCCTTTTTAAAACGGTTCTATAACGGAAGTCTCTCTACAATGCTGGCCAATTTCATCGAGAAGGATCAGTTGAGCGACCGGGAAATAGAGAATCTCCAGGAGCTTTTAGCACAGAGATCCAACCACGAAAAATAAAGGAGGCGGCCCAACAGGCACGCCTGATAAGAACGTATTTTATGTAAGGAAACGGTGTAACCTCAAAAGTGGGCTGCACCGTTTCCTTTCGTCAAGCTGCAGATACGCATTCCAACGGATTAGCAGACCATTTTATGCCTGCTTGCGTGTCAAGAAAATTCCAACGACTGCACCCATAAGGATAACAGGCGCTAATCTGACAAACAACCATTCAAATGCGTGAAGAGCTGCTCCGGCAACGGCGGTTTCAGGGTCATTATAATTCCAACCTAAGTAAGGACTGTTTAATACAATTAAGGCCGCAGAAAATGCTATTATGACCACACATAGCGAGATAAACAGCCAATGAAACATTTTCCGTCTCATAGTCTTTCTTTGTGCAAGCTGTAAGTTTATGATCTCCAGTTTTTCGGAAATCACTTTTAAGTCATCAACTTTCGACTCCATCACAGTTTCTCCAAGTAAAGTGCTTACGGGTGTTTCAAGAACTTCTGATATGGAGATCAACATGTCAGAATCAGGAACTGACAATCCTTTCTCCCATTTAGAGATTGTTTGCCGCACCACATTCAGCTTGACAGCAAGTTCTTCTTGTGAAAGACCTTTTGATTTTCTGATCGCTTTCATGTTTTCGTTTAACATTCGAGATAACCTCCTTTCTTTTGATGATTACCACTATTGTATGAGAAACTGCCCGTTGCTGCAAGCAACGCAAATTAACATTCAGGGTTTATAGTGCTTCCGATTATCTCACTCAGTTTTTCAACGCTGCACCCTTTGCTCTCATAATACTGAAGCATCTCATCAATCTTGCGCTTATCATAGCTGGTAATACAGTCAGACAAAACATGGACCGTATATCCTGACTTAGCCATGTTGTAACAGGTGGATTTTACACAGGCTATTGCATCAGCACCGGCTATGAAAAATTCGCCAATCTCGTTCTTCTTAATGAAATCAGCAAAAGCCTCACTTGTCAATGCGTTTCCCTTTGATTTTGTAAAGATATTACGGGATACAATATCCATGTCGGAGACCAACTCAGTACCCGGCGTACCCGGCTTAAAGGTTCTCGTCCCCGCAGACAAATTGTTGTGTTTTATATAAATCACATGGATATTACTGCCAACTGCCCATGCAATGGCTTTGTTAATGTTGCCGATAATTTCCTTGTAGTTCTTTGTAATATCATTTTGAATGTCAATAATAACTAAGGCTTGTTTTATCATTTCTTCTCCTCAACTTTCTGATTTCTCTTTTTGATTTCTTGTTCCGTGATCCTATTATTGCTTTGTCAGCATTTTTATAGTACCATATAATCACTGACAACAGTATGGCAGCAATAAAAAACAATAATATGACAGCGATCA is a window encoding:
- a CDS encoding MFS transporter encodes the protein MNLNTWKGKTFRFLTAQTISLFGSSLVQYAIVWYITLTTSSGKMLTTSTLCGFLPQILISLFAGVWIDRYDRKRLIMLSDGVIAFSTLLLALVFLSGYKNIWFLFAVLIIRSAGTGIQTPAVNAIFPQLVPKEHLMRMNGLNSTLSSFMMFLSPAAGGAILSAAPLEAALFIDVVTAVIGISITFAIKIPPYAPSDVKEESNFHKIAEGISYIKENPFIKRLLVYQILILFLISPSAFLTPLMVSRTFGAQVWRLTMSEMTYSLGMVLGGILIASWGGFKNHLHTTLLAGSVYGAIMIGLGTAPVFLVYLLFNTMIGVTSPCYNTPINVTIQEKAAPQMHGRIFSFMQISTSCALPLGMAFFGPLADYIPVQYLLAASGALVLAISVCFRIFKCFK
- a CDS encoding BlaR1 family beta-lactam sensor/signal transducer, translating into MVISQELILRFLFSNTVIVLITFMLLLFKGIVRKQISAGGQYQIWILYLFMLTIPFLPVRNRLFSLTGFLGILSSNTARAAGTFSAAAAPAVNNMQIQDYAMEAEKAGLDALAFLLSAVWVLGACIMLWYIIRSAQKLHCLFKSALPVQNEDVCSLYEKCLTQCGTKREIRLMASAFIRTPVSFGVFCPCVILPTELLSENDRKELKYILLHEIQHCRRRDHTINLIMNLFCIVYWFNPAVWYAWKKMRQDRELACDASVLGILREDCYREYGSALLKHASKISHPPYSMTTGFAGNGKQMKKRILGIVTYHRETKSTRMKNTAFLFLSAVLVLGSSPFLSVAALGASSSSSPDGRTRTLELGAFFDDYTGSFVLYQPSLDTWSIWGEEKSRMRVSPNSTYKIYSALLALEKGTITPDASLLPWDEKAYPFESWNQDQDLDSAMKNSVNWYFQELDRKAGLSSIQDFLNQIDYGNKNISGGPDTFWMESSLKISPIEQVRLMADFYNNTFGFRDSSVQAVKDSMCITKEDGYALYGKTGTGNLEGKDVNGWFTGYVETLGVPSFFAVNIQGEDHADGTAASQIALDVLAQMNLMPEQR
- a CDS encoding BlaI/MecI/CopY family transcriptional regulator translates to MKHLPQISEAEYEVMKVVWKHAPINTNEITELLLKTTSWSPKTIQTLIKRLVQKEALSYVKEGRVFVYTPLVQKDEYLDHESSSFLKRFYNGSLSTMLANFIEKDQLSDREIENLQELLAQRSNHEK
- a CDS encoding helix-turn-helix domain-containing protein — protein: MLNENMKAIRKSKGLSQEELAVKLNVVRQTISKWEKGLSVPDSDMLISISEVLETPVSTLLGETVMESKVDDLKVISEKLEIINLQLAQRKTMRRKMFHWLFISLCVVIIAFSAALIVLNSPYLGWNYNDPETAVAGAALHAFEWLFVRLAPVILMGAVVGIFLTRKQA
- a CDS encoding cysteine hydrolase family protein, giving the protein MIKQALVIIDIQNDITKNYKEIIGNINKAIAWAVGSNIHVIYIKHNNLSAGTRTFKPGTPGTELVSDMDIVSRNIFTKSKGNALTSEAFADFIKKNEIGEFFIAGADAIACVKSTCYNMAKSGYTVHVLSDCITSYDKRKIDEMLQYYESKGCSVEKLSEIIGSTINPEC